The following are from one region of the Moritella sp. 24 genome:
- the nadE gene encoding ammonia-dependent NAD(+) synthetase, with the protein MTELKNQIIAEMKVKPSIDVAYEIRSRIDFIKQQLTNSGLTSLVLGISGGVDSSACGRLCQLAIEELNSDHNSDDYNFIAVRLPYSVQADEDDAQKALSFINPKTSVTVNIQSGADSIHTEVLKSVKDADLPETTAFNQDFNKGNVKARMRMIAQYEIAGLYRGLVPGTDHSAENISGFFTKHGDGACDLAPLFGLNKRQVRALAEYLGAPQDVYQKIPTADLEEDRPQLEDEIALGVTYDQIDDFLEGRDIDMSAEAKIIDTYNKTIHKRNAIPTPAC; encoded by the coding sequence ATGACTGAACTTAAAAATCAAATTATCGCAGAAATGAAAGTTAAACCGAGTATTGATGTCGCTTATGAGATCCGTAGCCGCATTGATTTTATCAAACAGCAATTAACAAACTCTGGATTAACGAGTTTAGTCCTAGGGATTAGTGGTGGTGTTGATTCATCAGCTTGTGGGCGCCTTTGCCAACTCGCAATTGAAGAGCTAAATTCAGATCATAATAGTGATGACTATAACTTTATTGCCGTTCGCTTACCTTATTCTGTTCAAGCTGATGAAGATGATGCGCAAAAAGCACTGAGTTTTATTAATCCAAAAACATCTGTCACGGTAAACATCCAATCTGGCGCAGATAGTATTCACACAGAAGTACTAAAATCTGTTAAAGATGCAGACTTACCAGAAACAACAGCATTTAACCAAGATTTTAATAAAGGTAATGTAAAAGCTAGAATGCGTATGATTGCCCAGTATGAGATAGCAGGGTTATACCGCGGTCTAGTACCAGGTACAGATCATAGTGCTGAAAATATTTCAGGTTTCTTTACGAAGCACGGTGACGGAGCTTGTGATTTAGCGCCTTTATTTGGTTTAAATAAACGCCAAGTTCGAGCATTAGCAGAATATTTAGGTGCTCCTCAAGATGTTTATCAAAAAATACCAACTGCAGATTTAGAAGAAGATCGTCCACAGCTGGAAGATGAAATAGCGCTTGGCGTTACTTACGATCAAATCGATGACTTTTTAGAAGGTAGAGATATTGATATGAGTGCAGAAGCTAAAATTATAGATACATATAATAAGACGATACATAAACGTAATGCGATACCAACACCCGCTTGCTAA
- the glmU gene encoding bifunctional UDP-N-acetylglucosamine diphosphorylase/glucosamine-1-phosphate N-acetyltransferase GlmU — protein sequence MPISVVILAAGKGTRMRSDLPKVLHPIAKKPMVQHVIDTVKQLDVNDIHLVYGHGAELLKSRIKDDKLDWVLQAEQLGTGHAVQQAADQFKADEQVLVLYGDVPLISQETLTHLCLSQPEGGIGLLTVKLDNPMGYGRIVRDGETVVGIVEQKDASAEELKINEVNSGILVANGADFQHWLSLLDNNNAQAEYYLTDVIALAHKAGRKINAVHPIANIEVEGVNNRMQLAELERAYQELQAYKLMEQGVTMLDPRRFDLRGEVTVGNDVTFDINVIIEGQVTIGSGVTIGANCILKDCHIGENSEIKPNSIIESAVIGVDCSAGPFARLRPDTVLEDDAHVGNFVELKKTTLGKGSKAGHLAYLGDSVIGAKVNIGAGTITCNYDGVNKFQTVIEDGAFIGSDSQLIAPVTIGKNATVGAGSTIAKDVAADELVITRVKQRHIKNWPKPVKIKK from the coding sequence ATGCCTATTAGTGTTGTTATTCTTGCCGCAGGTAAAGGAACGCGCATGCGTTCAGATCTTCCTAAAGTTCTTCACCCAATCGCTAAAAAACCAATGGTTCAGCACGTTATTGATACCGTTAAACAGTTAGATGTTAACGACATCCATCTCGTCTATGGTCATGGTGCTGAGTTACTGAAGTCTCGAATTAAAGACGATAAATTAGATTGGGTTTTACAAGCAGAACAACTTGGTACTGGGCATGCAGTACAGCAAGCGGCCGATCAATTTAAAGCCGATGAGCAAGTACTCGTTCTTTATGGCGATGTGCCATTAATTAGCCAAGAAACACTGACTCATTTATGCCTGTCACAGCCTGAAGGTGGCATTGGTTTACTTACTGTTAAACTAGATAACCCGATGGGTTATGGCCGTATTGTTCGTGATGGTGAGACTGTTGTTGGTATTGTCGAGCAAAAAGATGCATCGGCAGAAGAGCTTAAAATTAACGAAGTAAACTCTGGTATCTTAGTTGCTAACGGTGCCGATTTTCAACACTGGTTATCTCTGTTAGATAATAACAATGCCCAAGCTGAATACTACTTAACGGATGTTATTGCACTTGCACATAAAGCTGGTCGCAAAATTAACGCTGTTCATCCAATTGCTAATATCGAAGTTGAAGGCGTAAATAATCGCATGCAACTGGCTGAACTTGAGCGTGCATATCAAGAGTTACAAGCATACAAATTAATGGAACAAGGCGTGACGATGTTGGATCCGCGTCGTTTCGATTTACGTGGTGAAGTGACAGTTGGTAATGATGTAACTTTTGATATCAATGTGATCATTGAAGGTCAAGTGACGATTGGTAGCGGTGTAACTATCGGTGCAAACTGTATTTTAAAAGATTGTCATATTGGTGAGAACTCTGAGATTAAACCAAATTCGATCATTGAATCAGCGGTTATTGGTGTTGATTGTAGTGCCGGTCCATTTGCCCGTTTACGTCCTGACACGGTATTAGAAGATGATGCACATGTTGGTAATTTTGTTGAGTTGAAGAAAACGACATTAGGCAAAGGTTCTAAAGCTGGTCATCTTGCGTATTTAGGTGATAGTGTTATTGGTGCAAAAGTAAATATTGGCGCTGGTACTATTACTTGTAACTATGATGGCGTAAATAAATTTCAGACGGTTATTGAAGATGGTGCATTTATTGGCTCTGATAGCCAATTAATTGCGCCCGTTACGATTGGTAAAAATGCCACTGTTGGTGCCGGTTCAACTATTGCAAAAGATGTCGCTGCTGATGAACTTGTTATTACACGTGTTAAGCAACGTCATATTAAAAATTGGCCAAAACCCGTTAAAATTAAAAAATAA
- a CDS encoding F0F1 ATP synthase subunit epsilon produces MAMTFDLNVVSAEGVLFSGRAESIQVTGTGGEFGILAGHTPLLTGIVPGMVRLVKQHGEEEVIFVSGGTCEVQPGEVTVLADTAIRAEDLDLAKAQEAKRQAEELLNNTATNQDVDYVKVANQLADAIAQLRVLKLVKKFN; encoded by the coding sequence ATGGCTATGACTTTTGATTTGAATGTAGTAAGCGCAGAAGGTGTTTTATTTTCTGGGCGTGCTGAAAGCATTCAAGTTACCGGTACTGGCGGTGAGTTCGGCATTTTAGCTGGACATACACCACTATTAACTGGAATAGTACCTGGCATGGTGCGCTTGGTTAAACAACACGGTGAAGAAGAAGTTATTTTCGTTTCAGGTGGTACTTGTGAAGTACAACCTGGCGAAGTTACCGTGCTGGCTGATACTGCGATTCGTGCAGAAGATCTAGATTTAGCCAAAGCGCAAGAAGCCAAAAGACAAGCTGAAGAACTACTTAATAATACTGCAACGAACCAAGATGTAGATTATGTTAAAGTAGCGAATCAATTGGCTGATGCAATTGCTCAACTTCGCGTGCTTAAATTGGTTAAAAAATTCAACTAG
- the atpD gene encoding F0F1 ATP synthase subunit beta — translation MSTGIIVQIIGAVVDVEFPQQSVPQVYDALTFDDANLSELVLEVQQQIGGGVVRCIVMGSSDGLRRGLKVTNTGSAISVPVGDECLGRIVNVLGTPIDGKGAIPTDTRYEIHRTAPSYEEQSLSSELLETGVKVIDLICPFAKGGKVGLFGGAGVGKTVNMMELINNIAKAHSGLSVFAGVGERTREGNDFYYEMEEAGVLDKVAMVYGQMNEPPGNRLRVALTGLSMAERFRDEGKDVLLFIDNIYRYTLAGTEVSALLGRMPSAVGYQPTLAEEMGILQERITSTKHGSITSIQAVYVPADDLTDPSPATTFAHLDATVVLNRNIASMGMYPAIDPLDSTSRQLDPLVVGQEHYDIARGVQGVLQRYTELKDIIAILGMDELSEEDKQIVSRARKIQRFLTQPYHVAEVFTGDPGVLVSLKETLRGFKGLLEGDYDDLPEQAFMYCGSIDDAVEAAKKM, via the coding sequence ATGAGTACTGGTATTATTGTCCAGATCATCGGTGCTGTTGTGGACGTTGAGTTTCCACAGCAATCCGTACCTCAAGTGTACGATGCACTGACGTTTGACGACGCTAACCTATCTGAATTGGTGCTAGAAGTTCAGCAACAAATTGGTGGTGGTGTTGTTCGTTGTATCGTTATGGGTTCAAGTGACGGCTTACGCCGAGGCCTTAAAGTAACTAACACTGGTAGCGCAATTAGCGTGCCTGTTGGTGACGAATGTCTTGGTCGTATTGTAAACGTTCTTGGTACTCCAATTGACGGTAAAGGCGCTATCCCAACAGATACGCGTTACGAAATTCACCGTACAGCTCCTTCTTATGAAGAGCAGTCACTTTCTAGCGAATTGCTAGAAACAGGTGTTAAAGTTATCGATCTGATTTGCCCATTTGCTAAAGGTGGTAAAGTCGGTCTATTCGGTGGTGCCGGTGTTGGTAAAACCGTAAACATGATGGAACTGATCAACAACATCGCTAAAGCTCACTCAGGTTTATCTGTGTTTGCTGGTGTTGGTGAGCGTACTCGTGAAGGTAACGATTTCTACTACGAGATGGAAGAAGCCGGCGTACTTGATAAAGTAGCAATGGTTTACGGTCAAATGAATGAGCCTCCAGGTAACCGTTTACGTGTTGCTTTGACTGGCTTATCAATGGCTGAACGCTTCCGTGACGAAGGTAAAGATGTATTACTATTCATCGATAACATCTATCGTTATACACTTGCGGGAACTGAAGTATCTGCACTTCTAGGTCGTATGCCATCAGCGGTAGGCTACCAGCCTACACTAGCTGAAGAAATGGGTATCCTACAAGAACGTATTACTTCGACTAAGCATGGTTCAATTACATCTATCCAAGCGGTATACGTACCTGCGGATGATTTAACGGATCCATCTCCAGCTACAACATTTGCTCACTTAGATGCAACAGTTGTACTGAACCGTAACATTGCTTCAATGGGTATGTACCCTGCGATCGACCCACTAGATTCTACTTCTCGTCAGTTAGATCCTCTAGTAGTTGGTCAAGAACATTACGACATCGCTCGTGGCGTTCAAGGTGTACTACAGCGTTATACTGAGTTAAAAGACATTATTGCGATCCTAGGTATGGATGAGCTATCTGAAGAAGATAAGCAAATCGTATCTCGTGCTCGTAAGATCCAACGTTTCTTAACTCAGCCATACCATGTTGCTGAAGTATTTACTGGTGACCCAGGTGTTCTAGTATCATTAAAAGAAACTCTACGAGGCTTTAAAGGTCTGTTAGAGGGTGATTACGATGATCTTCCTGAGCAAGCATTCATGTATTGTGGTTCTATCGACGATGCTGTTGAAGCTGCGAAGAAAATGTAA
- the atpG gene encoding F0F1 ATP synthase subunit gamma, which produces MAGAKEIKNKIGSITNTQKITSAMEMVAASKMRKAQDRMAASRPYANTMRRVIGHLAEGSLEYSHPYLEERDAKRVGYIVISTDRGLCGGLNINLFKKTLSDMKGWSDKNVEIDLGLIGAKAGTFFSSVGGNVVANAANLGEEPTLEDLIGSVRVMLEAYDNGKLDRLFVVYNKFVNTMTQEPTIDQLLPLPASEENEALPKHGWDYLYEGEPAELLTKLLVRFIESQVYQGVVENAASEQAARMFAMKNATDNAGDIIDELQLVFNKARQSAITQEISEICAGASAV; this is translated from the coding sequence ATGGCCGGCGCTAAAGAAATTAAAAACAAGATCGGGAGTATTACTAATACTCAGAAGATCACCAGCGCAATGGAGATGGTTGCCGCGAGTAAAATGCGTAAAGCACAAGATCGCATGGCAGCTAGTCGCCCATACGCTAACACAATGCGCAGAGTGATCGGTCATCTCGCTGAAGGTTCTCTAGAGTACTCTCATCCGTACCTAGAAGAGCGTGACGCGAAACGTGTTGGTTATATTGTGATTTCAACTGACCGTGGTCTATGCGGCGGCTTGAACATTAACCTTTTCAAAAAGACTCTCTCTGATATGAAGGGATGGTCGGATAAAAATGTAGAAATAGATTTAGGCCTTATTGGCGCTAAAGCTGGTACATTTTTCTCTAGTGTAGGTGGAAACGTGGTTGCTAATGCAGCAAACCTCGGTGAAGAACCTACGTTAGAAGATTTGATTGGTTCTGTTCGAGTTATGCTAGAAGCATACGATAACGGTAAATTGGATCGCTTATTCGTTGTATATAACAAATTTGTTAATACAATGACGCAAGAACCAACTATCGATCAACTACTGCCGTTGCCTGCATCGGAAGAAAATGAAGCATTACCTAAGCATGGCTGGGATTACCTATATGAAGGTGAACCTGCTGAGCTTCTAACTAAGTTATTAGTTAGATTTATTGAATCTCAAGTGTATCAAGGTGTTGTTGAAAACGCAGCATCTGAACAAGCAGCACGTATGTTCGCAATGAAAAATGCAACAGACAATGCTGGTGACATTATTGATGAGCTGCAGTTAGTATTTAACAAAGCCCGTCAATCTGCCATTACACAAGAGATTTCTGAAATTTGTGCTGGTGCTTCAGCGGTTTAG
- the atpA gene encoding F0F1 ATP synthase subunit alpha has product MQLNSTEISDLIKQRIEKFSVVSEARNEGTIVSVSDGIIRIHGLADCMQGEMIELPGDRFGIALNLERDSVGAVVMGSYLGLAEGQKVRSTGRIFEVPVGRNLLGRVVNTLGEPIDGKGPIDNDGFSPVEVIAPGVMERKSVDQPVQIGIKAIDAMIPIGRGQRELIIGDRQVGKSAIALDAIINQKDSGIKCVYVAIGQKASTVASVVRKLEEHGAMENTILVVATASEAAALQYLAPYSGCAMGEYFRDRGEDALIVYDDLSKQAVAYRQISLLLRRPPGREAYPGDVFYLHSRLLERAARVNAEYVEAFTKGEVKGKTGSLTALPIIETQGGDVSAFVPTNVISITDGQIFLTTELFNSGTRPAVDPGISVSRVGGSAQTKIVKKLSGGIRTALAQYRELAAFAQFSSDLDDATRKQLDHGAKVTELMKQGQYAPMSVAEQALSLYAAETGALEDVEVNKIVSFEASLQAYAKAEHADLLASINETGAYDKDVQAKLTSLLESFKSTQTW; this is encoded by the coding sequence ATGCAACTGAATTCTACAGAAATCAGTGATCTGATCAAACAACGTATTGAAAAATTCAGCGTTGTTAGTGAAGCAAGAAATGAAGGTACGATCGTTTCAGTAAGCGATGGTATTATTCGTATTCATGGCCTTGCAGACTGTATGCAAGGCGAAATGATTGAACTACCTGGCGACCGTTTTGGTATCGCACTTAACCTAGAGCGTGACTCTGTTGGTGCGGTAGTAATGGGTTCTTACTTAGGTCTTGCAGAAGGCCAAAAAGTACGTTCAACTGGACGTATTTTTGAAGTGCCAGTAGGTCGCAACTTATTAGGTCGTGTTGTAAACACACTTGGTGAGCCAATCGACGGTAAAGGACCAATCGACAACGATGGTTTCTCTCCTGTTGAAGTAATTGCACCTGGTGTAATGGAACGTAAATCTGTTGATCAACCTGTACAGATCGGTATCAAAGCGATTGACGCTATGATCCCAATCGGTCGTGGTCAACGTGAGCTTATCATTGGTGACCGTCAGGTTGGTAAAAGTGCGATTGCACTTGATGCTATCATCAACCAAAAAGACTCAGGCATTAAATGTGTATACGTAGCAATCGGTCAGAAAGCTTCTACCGTAGCTAGTGTTGTACGTAAGCTTGAAGAACATGGCGCAATGGAAAACACTATTCTTGTTGTTGCAACAGCTTCTGAAGCTGCGGCACTACAATACCTAGCACCATACTCTGGTTGTGCTATGGGTGAATACTTCCGTGACCGTGGTGAAGATGCACTAATCGTATATGATGATCTGTCTAAGCAAGCCGTTGCTTACCGTCAGATTTCATTACTATTACGTCGTCCACCGGGCCGTGAAGCATACCCTGGTGATGTTTTCTATCTACATTCACGTCTACTAGAGCGTGCTGCTCGTGTAAACGCTGAATATGTAGAAGCGTTCACTAAAGGTGAAGTGAAAGGTAAGACTGGTTCTTTAACTGCTCTTCCAATCATTGAAACTCAAGGTGGTGACGTATCTGCGTTCGTACCAACGAACGTAATTTCTATTACCGATGGTCAGATTTTCTTGACTACAGAACTGTTTAACTCAGGCACTCGTCCTGCTGTTGATCCAGGTATCTCTGTATCGCGTGTTGGTGGTTCAGCACAAACGAAGATCGTTAAGAAACTATCTGGTGGTATTCGTACCGCACTAGCACAGTACCGTGAATTAGCAGCATTTGCTCAATTCTCTTCAGACCTTGATGATGCAACGCGTAAGCAGCTTGATCATGGTGCGAAAGTTACTGAGCTAATGAAGCAAGGCCAATATGCACCGATGAGCGTTGCAGAGCAGGCTCTATCTTTATATGCAGCAGAAACTGGTGCATTAGAAGATGTAGAAGTTAACAAAATTGTTAGCTTTGAAGCGTCTCTACAAGCTTACGCTAAAGCAGAACACGCTGATTTACTTGCTTCTATTAATGAAACAGGCGCGTACGACAAAGATGTTCAAGCTAAGCTAACAAGCTTACTTGAAAGCTTTAAGTCTACACAAACCTGGTAA
- the atpH gene encoding F0F1 ATP synthase subunit delta has translation MSDLTTIARPYAKAAFDFAVKEQAIDKWQEMLAFTAEIAINKDISTLLNGAVGSNAIADIFINVADEQLNESGQNFIKVLAENARLSALPSIVTLFALYKAEHEKSIEADVTSAMPLTATQEANIVIALEKRLARKVKLNCNVDNTLIGGLIIQTGDLVIDGSVRGKLNKLAEALQS, from the coding sequence ATGTCTGATTTGACTACTATTGCTCGTCCATATGCTAAAGCTGCATTTGATTTTGCCGTTAAGGAACAGGCTATTGATAAATGGCAAGAAATGTTAGCGTTTACGGCGGAAATCGCGATAAACAAAGACATTTCTACATTATTAAATGGAGCTGTTGGCTCAAACGCTATTGCTGATATCTTTATCAACGTAGCTGATGAGCAACTTAACGAATCGGGTCAAAACTTTATTAAAGTATTGGCTGAGAACGCTCGGTTAAGCGCATTACCAAGTATTGTTACTTTATTTGCACTTTACAAAGCTGAACATGAGAAATCTATTGAAGCTGATGTAACTTCTGCAATGCCATTAACGGCAACGCAAGAAGCAAATATCGTAATCGCGTTGGAAAAGCGTTTAGCACGCAAAGTTAAGTTAAATTGCAACGTTGATAACACTTTAATTGGTGGTTTGATTATTCAGACTGGTGATTTAGTTATTGATGGCTCTGTACGCGGTAAGTTAAATAAACTTGCGGAAGCGCTACAATCGTAA
- the atpF gene encoding F0F1 ATP synthase subunit B, whose amino-acid sequence MNINATLLGQAISFTLFVLFCMKYVWPPLIAAIEERQKKIADGLASADKAAKDLKLAEAKATDQLKDAKAQAADIIDAANKRKAQIVDEAKEEANAERAKILAQADAEVEAERNRLKEELRKQVAGLAIAGAEKIIERSIDEAANSDIVDKIVAEL is encoded by the coding sequence GTGAATATCAACGCAACTCTTTTAGGCCAAGCGATTTCTTTCACGTTATTCGTACTATTTTGTATGAAATATGTATGGCCACCATTAATTGCGGCTATCGAAGAACGTCAAAAGAAAATTGCTGATGGCCTTGCAAGTGCGGATAAAGCTGCTAAAGATCTGAAGCTAGCGGAAGCTAAAGCAACAGATCAATTAAAAGATGCTAAAGCGCAAGCGGCAGATATCATTGATGCAGCAAACAAGCGTAAAGCTCAGATAGTCGATGAAGCTAAAGAAGAAGCAAATGCAGAGCGAGCTAAAATTCTTGCTCAAGCAGATGCTGAAGTTGAAGCTGAACGTAATCGTCTAAAAGAAGAGTTACGCAAACAAGTAGCTGGTTTAGCTATTGCCGGTGCTGAAAAAATTATCGAACGTTCTATCGATGAAGCTGCTAACAGTGACATCGTAGACAAAATCGTTGCAGAACTTTAA
- the atpE gene encoding F0F1 ATP synthase subunit C: METVSATIFAVAILLGFAAFGTAIGFAILGGKFLESSARQPEMAPALQTKMFIVAGLLDAISMIAVGIALFLLFANPFIA, translated from the coding sequence ATGGAAACTGTATCAGCTACTATTTTCGCTGTTGCTATCTTACTAGGTTTTGCTGCATTCGGTACAGCAATTGGTTTCGCTATCTTAGGTGGCAAATTCCTAGAGTCTTCTGCACGTCAACCAGAGATGGCACCTGCACTACAAACTAAAATGTTCATTGTTGCTGGTCTTCTTGATGCGATCTCTATGATTGCAGTTGGTATCGCATTATTCCTATTATTCGCGAACCCATTCATCGCTTAA
- the atpB gene encoding F0F1 ATP synthase subunit A: MSATGEALTSTQYIQHHLTNLAVGEGFWTWHLDTLFVTLALGILFLGTFYKVGQKATTGVPGKFQCFVEMCIEFVNDTVKESFHGRNALIAPLSLTIFMMVILMNTMDLVPVDFIPEAAKAMGIDYMKVVPTTDLNTTFAMSLSIFALIVGFSIKVKGFGGFTKELTMNPFNHWLFIPFNFALEMVTLLAKPISLALRLFGNMYAGELIFILIALMPWYLQWGLSVPWAIFHILVIVLQGFIFMMLSMVYLSSACEEH, encoded by the coding sequence ATGTCTGCAACAGGTGAAGCACTAACGTCGACCCAATATATCCAACATCACTTAACTAATTTAGCGGTTGGTGAAGGATTTTGGACTTGGCACCTAGACACACTTTTCGTAACCCTCGCTTTAGGGATTTTATTCTTAGGGACATTCTATAAAGTTGGTCAGAAAGCGACAACGGGCGTACCGGGTAAATTTCAATGTTTTGTTGAAATGTGCATCGAGTTCGTAAACGACACTGTGAAAGAATCTTTTCACGGTCGTAATGCATTAATTGCACCATTGTCATTAACTATCTTCATGATGGTTATTCTGATGAATACAATGGATTTAGTTCCTGTGGATTTTATTCCTGAAGCAGCAAAAGCAATGGGAATTGACTACATGAAAGTTGTTCCAACAACCGACTTAAATACTACTTTCGCTATGTCGTTAAGTATTTTTGCGCTTATTGTTGGTTTCAGCATCAAGGTTAAGGGTTTCGGTGGGTTCACTAAAGAACTGACTATGAATCCATTTAACCACTGGTTATTTATTCCTTTTAACTTTGCACTGGAAATGGTTACTTTACTGGCTAAGCCTATTTCATTAGCGCTTCGTTTGTTTGGTAATATGTACGCAGGTGAGCTGATCTTTATTTTGATCGCGCTTATGCCTTGGTACCTTCAGTGGGGACTAAGTGTGCCATGGGCGATTTTCCATATTTTGGTAATCGTTCTACAAGGGTTTATCTTCATGATGCTGTCTATGGTTTATCTAAGCAGTGCATGTGAAGAACATTAA
- a CDS encoding ATP synthase subunit I, with the protein MSNKLAMNAFNQAIKLIVFQVLLVALCALIFLFIDGELSARSAVFGGIIYVLPNYIFTRLAFRFMGARQIQDVVASFALGESLKLVLTVVFFIVVLGFVKVNYLPLYVTFSLAIGSQLFAPYFMNKKLG; encoded by the coding sequence GTGTCTAATAAATTAGCAATGAATGCGTTCAATCAAGCTATTAAATTGATTGTATTTCAGGTGCTATTAGTAGCCCTTTGCGCGTTAATCTTTTTGTTTATTGATGGCGAGCTTTCAGCTCGATCTGCAGTGTTTGGTGGCATTATTTATGTCTTACCAAATTACATCTTTACGCGCTTGGCTTTCCGTTTCATGGGAGCCAGACAAATTCAAGATGTTGTAGCATCATTTGCATTAGGTGAATCGCTAAAATTGGTACTGACAGTTGTGTTTTTTATTGTTGTGTTAGGTTTCGTTAAGGTGAATTATCTTCCTCTTTACGTGACGTTTTCATTAGCGATAGGCTCACAATTATTTGCTCCTTATTTTATGAACAAAAAACTGGGATGA
- a CDS encoding ParB/RepB/Spo0J family partition protein — MNAKKRGLGKGLDALLGTSAVARTKEQNADAQLQPVVTVDNELKKLPVEWLYPGKYQPRKDMATDALDELAASIKAQGIIQPIIVRELKTHEFEIIAGERRWRAAQLAGLTKVPCIVKNVADEAVMAMALIENIQREDLNAMEESIALQRLIEEFSLTHQQVADAVGKSRASVSNLLRLNSLNNDVKILLEHGDIEMGHGRALLALEGELQSQAASNIAQRGLTVRDTEKLVRKLLEPKTEVGLKKVKDPDVVNLEYRLSERLKAKVIIKQGANGSGKLTIDYNSLAELDDIITTFG; from the coding sequence ATGAACGCGAAAAAACGAGGTTTAGGTAAAGGTCTGGACGCATTATTGGGCACAAGTGCTGTTGCAAGAACGAAAGAACAAAATGCTGATGCGCAATTACAACCTGTCGTTACTGTTGATAATGAATTAAAGAAATTACCTGTTGAATGGTTATATCCAGGTAAGTACCAACCACGCAAGGATATGGCGACTGATGCATTAGATGAATTAGCTGCATCAATCAAAGCACAAGGTATTATCCAGCCTATTATTGTTCGTGAACTAAAGACACACGAATTTGAAATTATTGCCGGTGAGCGTCGTTGGCGTGCTGCGCAATTAGCAGGGTTAACTAAAGTGCCTTGTATTGTCAAAAATGTCGCTGATGAGGCGGTAATGGCAATGGCCTTAATTGAAAATATTCAGCGTGAAGACTTAAATGCAATGGAAGAGTCAATTGCATTACAGCGTTTAATTGAAGAGTTTTCATTAACACATCAGCAGGTCGCGGATGCTGTTGGTAAATCACGTGCTTCAGTCTCTAATTTATTACGCTTAAACAGCCTTAATAATGATGTCAAAATACTACTTGAACACGGTGATATTGAGATGGGGCACGGGCGTGCTTTATTGGCATTAGAAGGTGAGTTACAATCGCAAGCGGCAAGCAATATAGCCCAGCGTGGTTTAACGGTTCGTGACACCGAAAAGTTGGTTCGAAAGTTACTGGAACCGAAGACAGAAGTCGGCTTGAAAAAGGTTAAAGATCCAGATGTTGTTAATCTAGAATATCGTTTATCTGAGCGCTTAAAAGCTAAAGTGATCATCAAACAAGGTGCAAATGGCTCTGGAAAGTTAACAATTGACTATAATAGCCTTGCTGAATTGGATGATATCATTACAACTTTTGGTTAA